Part of the Natronobacterium gregoryi SP2 genome, CTCAAGTTCGACGCACTCGCCTCGCGGCAGCCTACGCGCGAGGTCCTGACCGGCTGAAACAGGAACCAGTGTGTCGTCTGCTCCGTGGAAGAGCCGCGTGGGCTGGGTCACCTCGACGAGCCAGTCGGTCGCGTCGAACCCCTCGAGTGCGCCGACCTGTGCCTCCCAGCCCGCACGATTCGCGTCGCCGTCGGCCCGCCAATCGACGATCCCGTCGACGACGTCTGGCTGTGTCTCGCGGAACGCGGCAGAGAGAACCGTCTCGAGTGACTCCCGGAGTGCGCTCCGGGAGTCGGGCGGCGCGAACAGCCCCTCGAGGTCGAACGCCGATTCACGGGCCGCAGTCCCGATCAACGTCAGCGTCTCGACGCAACTCGAGGTCCGTGCTGCTTCGAGTGCGATCGCACCGCCGAGTCCGAGGCCGACGACGTGGGCGTTGCGAGCGTTGCAGTTCGACAGGACAGCCTCGAGATCGTCTGCGAGCGTCTCCAGATCGTAGGGTCCTGGTGGTGCGTCCGACCGGCCCGTCCCCCGGAGGTCCCAGGCGACGGCTTCGAAGGGGCCGGCGAGGGCGGCGTGTTGCCACCCCCACGACCAGCCACCGAGGCCGGCTTCGGGGACGAACACGACCGTTTCGCCCTCGCCGTCCCGTTCGTAGAATAGTGAGACATCGCCGTTCGTCGCAGTTGGCATACGCCCGCTACGCTGGCAGCGGGGAGAAAAGCGACGGTTTCGGTCAGCCGTTCAGGCGCGCTCGAATCGCTCGCGTGCCAGCCTCGAGGTCGATCCGGACTGGTCGGTGCAGAACGGGGACAGTCAGACGAATCGCTGGAACGCTTGACTGGCACAATCGCACCCTCGTTCCGGCCGTGGCGTACAACTGGCCCATATCAGGCGTCGAGAACCTGACGAAGTACGTCCGGCGCGTCCTCGAGTGCGTCGTCTAAGGCCTCGACGTTGGGGCCACCGCCTTGAGCGAAGTCCGGCGGACCGCCGCCACCACCGCCGACCTTGGCGGCGAGTTCGCCGACGATCTCGCCGGCGTTGACGCCGATACCGTCGGGAACCGCAACGACGAACTGGGCGCTATCGGTGCCGCTACCGAGGACGGCGATCTTGCCGTCGTCGGCGATGGCGGTTGCCGTCGGCCGGAGTTCGTCCATGTTGGCGTCGATACGGTCGACGACCGCGGTGGTGTCGCCGATATCGACTTCGTCGGCGTCGCCACCGCCGCCGGCACGGGCCGCCGCGAGCTGTTCTTGCAAGTCCTCGATCTGCTTGCCTCGATCTTTCCACTCCTCGAAGAAGCGTTCGGCGGTCTCGGGGACCTCTTCGGGGGTGACGTCGAGCACGTCAGCAGCCGCGTAGAGAGCATCTTCTTTCCGCTGGGTTGCCTCGAGAGCGGCCTCGCCGGCGGCGAAGGTGATGCGTTCGACGCCGTCCTGGACGCGTTCGGTCGAGAGGACTTTGATCGAGCCGACATCGCCGGTGCGGGCGACGTGGGTGCCACCACAGGCCTGGACGTCCTCGTCGACGTGGATGAGCCGGATCTGTTCGCCCGGCGGGATGCCACCCTGGTAGAGGTCGAAGCCGTGTTCGGCCTCGGCGTCGTGGCGGTCGGGCCACTCCTGGCTGACCGCAGTGTTTTCCATTACGATCTCGTTCGCACGCCGTTCGATCGCCGTGACGTCTTCACGGGAGATCCGGTCGTAGTGACGCAGGTCGATCCGCGAGGAGTCGACGCCCTTCTGGGCACCGGCCTGGCGGACGTGATCGCCGAGCACCTGGCGGGCCGAGTGGATGACGATATGAGTGGCCGTGTGGTGTCTCATTAGCTGGCGGCGTCGGGTGGCATCGAGCCGTCCGTTGACGAACTCGCCTTTGCCTGGGTTCTCGTCGGTCCGGTGAAGGACGACATCGTCTTCGATCTGGACGTCTTCGACGTCGACGGTGGTTTCGTCGGTCGAGAGCGTCCCCGTGTCGGCGGGC contains:
- a CDS encoding alpha/beta fold hydrolase — encoded protein: MPTATNGDVSLFYERDGEGETVVFVPEAGLGGWSWGWQHAALAGPFEAVAWDLRGTGRSDAPPGPYDLETLADDLEAVLSNCNARNAHVVGLGLGGAIALEAARTSSCVETLTLIGTAARESAFDLEGLFAPPDSRSALRESLETVLSAAFRETQPDVVDGIVDWRADGDANRAGWEAQVGALEGFDATDWLVEVTQPTRLFHGADDTLVPVSAGQDLARRLPRGECVELEGAGHLVTIERSRTVNDRLRGFLEEHSAE